The sequence CTAGGACTTGGGCCATGAGCCCCTCCCATGCCTCCCAGAGAGTTTCTCCCGACAATCTCTCCCCCCTGAACTCGAACGGGGCATGGAGCGAAACCGCTCGAAGTCCTTCCTCCTCCAGAATCTGCCCGACCATGGCCACATCCTCACCCAGCCTGGGATCCAGATGGGCATAGTTACACCACATCTCCACGTGCCGAAAGCCATGTCGCGCGATCCTTCGCAGACCATCAACGGTCCCGTCCGATTCGCACGTTAAGCTGTTGATTCCCACCTGAAACATCAAGGGGTCTTCCCTCCACCCCCTCACGCAGCCTAGCCTGCATTATTCACGAACCGGGGTCTTCGTGAATAATGCGCCTGCAGGTTCGGGCTCGGCCGCACCGGCAGGTTTCGACAGGCCGCTTGCGCAGCCCGCTCAAGGCTAGCCCTGAGCGACGCCCCGCACACGCGGGGCGGAGTCGAAGCCCCTCGACGGGGCTCGGGGCGATGAGCTTGTCCAATGGCCCCTAGGCGAACTCGGAACCTTGGTCCTCGTTCCAACCAGAGGGGCCGTGAGCATGTCGAACGGCCCGGAGGGCAGATTATTCACTTCTATGTGAATAATCCGGGCTAGGGCCGTATCTCGACCTCTGTATTGTCCCCGCTGACCCTCGCATAGGCATAGTTTCCGGTCCACAAGGGGCCCGGATTGACCACCTTCGTTCGTCCGATGGAATCCATCCCTCTTCCTTCGTGGATGTGTCCCGTAAAGCAAAGCAGTGGTTGTACCGTTTCAATGAAGGCCCGGACGGATTCACTGCCGACGTGCCTTCCGATGCCCGCGAGGTCATTCACCGTGTTCCGAGGGGGTTGATGGGATACGAGGATTACGGGTGCATCGGGCCTGAGGTCAGATGCCGCTTCCGCGAGAAAGGCCTCGAAGTCCCGGTCCGAATACTCATTCGGGGTCCTCCCTGGACAAGGAAGCGATCCCCCCACACCGAGAAAGGCTATCCCGTCGATGAGTGTGCTCTTGCGATGCAGGTTGATCCCTTCACGCGTGAGGTACGCATCTACCTCTGGATAATCACAATTTCCCGGAACGGCGAGAATGCGGTCGTTATATTTTCGCACCACCCGGACGATGCGTTCTGCAGCCGTCTGCCGGCCGAAATTCGTGAGATCCCCAACCAGGAGGACGACATCGGCAGCAGAGAGATCTTCAGCGACCGCACCGAGACGTCCCAGGTTATCGTGAATGTCAGGCAACGCCACGATAATCATCCCGGCGCCTCATCATGCATAGCGGCATAGTACCGTAGAGGGCCGAGGCGCTCAAGTCCGAAGGCCGAGACCGCCCCCTGATGAGCGAAGGTAGGTATAAAAGTTGCAAACCCTCAAACAGATACCATTTCCCCTCTCAAGGGATGGCCCAGCTCGATGGATTGTCCCCATTGCCTGACCGGATTGGATGAAATCTACACTGCCGAGGGCGTGTTGGTGGATTTCTGTCCCACGTGTAAGGGGACCTGGTACGACAGAGGTGAACTACTCTTCTTCTCCAAACACCCCCGGCAACTCAACCGGGCCTTTATCTGCTCGAGCCATCGCCCGACCCAGGGGCGATCCTTGCCTAAGAGGGCAAGTCCTGCCACGATCAGGATGATTAACCCCCATCCCACGACCAGACGGGTTATCTTCCAAAATCGCGCGGATGAGTTCAGCCTCGCCATGTGCCGCCCGTCACGGCTACGAGTGGTGTCTTCTTGCTTTTTGGGCCAGGCCTTCCCCCTTGAGAATGATCGGACTTTTTCCCCTTTTCTCGTCTCTCCAACTCATCAAAAATGACACGGGCCACAGCAAGCGTTTTTAAATCAATTTCGCGATCCAAATAATAATGATCCAGTCCGACGTCCGTGATCACAATGCTTCCTTCGATTAATTCATCGGCGACCAGTGTGAGTCCGTCATTCGGTCCGTGTTCTCTCAAGTCCTTATATCTTCCTTCCACGTGCTCTCCAATGTCTCCAGAAAGCGGAACGCCCACATATTGAATCAGAAGGATATGTTCGGGGAAGTGAAGGTGAGCAAATATCTCCCTTCTTTTCTGAGTGCTGAGATCTCCAATGACATCTGTTGAAAGACCTTTAAAGAAAAACCCAATGGCGGCAAACCAGCTCTTTGGCCATTTTAATGCCTGGTCCGCGATGAGGCTTCCCCTCAAGAGGCCACCAATGCTGATCCATGCTTTTACATGCGTTAATTGTTCTGCCGTCATAAGTTTTCCGATAGCCAGTGCGACTTCCGGTCCGGCCTTGCTGGTACTTACCAAAATTATTTTGTCGTGTGATTTTTCTAAGCGTGTCAATTCATTTACGAGGATTGAGGCATTCTTTTCGATTGTTCCGATTTCATCAGTTTTGACTAATAGTGTCTCAAGTCCTGCTTGGCCCATAACACGGCGCTGCAAGGCAAAATCAGCCCCTGTAATGGGATCCCTCTTGTATGCATATCCCGGAACGAAAACAATGAGATACGATGTAAACTTTTCATCGATGTGGAATATCTCAGTTACGCGCTGGGTTCTTAAGGCCATAACGTGTGAATGAAATGCTTGTTGCGCGATTCGATTTTCGGGATTTATATAGATTCGGGAAACGAAATAGAGTGTCGCAAAGTCTGGAGAGAACTGTGTGGTGACGCGTTTCAGGTTATCGGTATCGAGTGGCCGTTCGTCCCACACCTGAAGTGCCTCGTTTATCTTCTGATCGTACTGTGGATTTGTCCCCTTGTTCTGTAGATATTGTTCGAGATAATACCTCGTAATCTCAGAGTCTACGGTTGTGGATATATACTGGTCCGCCACTCTACCCTTCGCGGGATATTTAGGGATGGTGGCACAAGCAGTCAAAAGGAGGGAAAGGCAAATTGGGAGGAGGGCATGTGATCTTTTAGGGTGTTTGCAACTCATGACGATCAAAGGGTGAGCGAGGCAGGTCCGAAGTCAGGTGGACGGCTGCCTCAAAGGATGTCAGGCAGCAGCACCCGTGTTAACTGCCGGCAAGATCAGCAACGACTCGGGTGAGCCCTGAAACGACTCGCGCCGTTCGAGCATAGTCAAGCTTCTCCGGCGTGTCTTGCGGGGTATGATAGTGGTCATAGCGAAACAGAGCAGTATCAGTAACCATGATAGCCGGATACCCTTCCTGCCAAAAAGACCAATGATCCGACCACCCTACCCCGGTAACCCACTCAGGAGCGGCTAAACCCTCGGAAGGGAAACGTGTATGTTCACGAAACGTTCCTATGGCACGACGGACTAAACGGCGCGATGAAAAATTACCGACAAAACCTATGAAGTTGGCGGTAGTGGGATAAAAATAGCTGAAAGGGAAAGGGTAATGCTGGCTTCCCGAAACCTCCGAGTAATAACCGATCGTCTCGATCGAGAGCATTGCCACAATGTCCTCTCCCCGTCGACGTGATCTGGATGCATACACGCGGCTCCCCATGTCCCCCGTCAAGAAAAATGGGGGCTCTTCATTGACGAACGCTACGAACCGTACTGTTCGAGAAAGTTCCTCAGTGGCAAGGAGGCGTGCAATTTCAAGGAGCCCAGCGACCCCCGAAGCGTTATCGTTCGCACCGGGAGTGCCAAACACTGAATCATAGTGAGCACCGACGACAACAATTTCTCCGGCTAAAGATGTTCCAATCCGTTCAGCCTCAAGATTCGCTACGGGTTTACCTTCGACCTTGTATTCTTGCATCTCGACTTGATATCCTGAATCCCCCAATACTTTTTCGATGTAGTCAACCGAAGCCTCTAGCCCTTGAGGATGCCAGATATTTCTCTCTCCAATTTCGCCTGCGAGCATCGATACGTGCCTCTCGAGGCGGTCGCGCACTTGCACCTCGTCTTCAGATAGTGGTTGAAAGGGACCTGTATAAGAACTCTTGGGCATATCTATCATGCAGCTTTGGCTCCCAACCAACACAACTGAAAGGACCGTCCACCGCAGGACAACGGAACACCATTGCCGACGTCCTCCTGGCACAAGCCGTAGCACCTTAACTCATCCCCTCGCCCAACTTGCGGGTTTACCCAATGTCTCATTTCTGATTTTCGGTCCCCGAATACGAGCGGCGAATCATGCTTCGCCAGAGTATATCACGAGCATGAAGGCGACGGCAGGCCTCCATGGTGGGGCCAGATCCTTCAGCACACCCAGAGAGGGCTCCGACACCAGCACACGGAGGGGCCGGCTTGCCGTTGAGACCCTGCGTATGAGGTGGCCTTCCCCCTCTGTATAGTGTATAGGGCCTTGACGCCCCCCCTGGCCTGTGGTAAGCATGTCTGTTGGACTGGATAGGTTCAACCCGGACAGTCTCTTTGGCAAGCTTCTTTAAGTTACTACATTAGCGGAGAGGACAATGCCGTCACCCCTCACCGGTAAGGTTTCGCTCGTTACCGGGGCGTCCCGTGGCATCGGCCGCGCGATCGCTTGGAAACTGGCCTCAGCAGGTTCTGATGTAGCGGTGAACTATTACAACAGTCACGACGAGGCCGAGTCGCTGTGCGAAGAAATTCAAGGCCTGGGCAGGCGCGCGTGCGCGCTCCAGGGCAATGTCGCCACCCCCGAAAGCGTCGATGAGGTCATTGACGCCTTCCGGCAGGAGTTCGACCACCTCGACATTCTGGTCAGCAATGCCGCGACCGGCGTGCTGAAGCCTGCGCTCGAGATGACCCTCAAACATTGGCGCTGGTGTATGGAGACCAACGCATTGGCCCTAAACCTATTTGCGCAACGCACGGTCTCGCTCATGCCACGGGGGGGGCGCATTATCGCCTTGTCCAGCCTCGGTGCAAACCACGCGATACCAGGCTACGGCTTCATCGGAGCCTCGAAAGCGGCTCTGGAGTCGCTCGTGCGCACTCTGGCACAGGAGCTCGGGCCACTCGGCATCAGAGTGAACGCGGTCAGCGCGGGACCGGTAGACACCAATGCGCTGAAGTTCTTCCCAAACCGCGAAGAGTTGCTGAACTCTTTCCTGCAACGCGCGCCGGCCCGGCGCGCACTCACGCCCGACGATGTGGCAGGCGCAGTCTACCTTCTCTGTCTCCCGGAGGCCGAAATGGTCACCGGT comes from Candidatus Methylomirabilota bacterium and encodes:
- a CDS encoding M28 family peptidase — encoded protein: MRDRLERHVSMLAGEIGERNIWHPQGLEASVDYIEKVLGDSGYQVEMQEYKVEGKPVANLEAERIGTSLAGEIVVVGAHYDSVFGTPGANDNASGVAGLLEIARLLATEELSRTVRFVAFVNEEPPFFLTGDMGSRVYASRSRRRGEDIVAMLSIETIGYYSEVSGSQHYPFPFSYFYPTTANFIGFVGNFSSRRLVRRAIGTFREHTRFPSEGLAAPEWVTGVGWSDHWSFWQEGYPAIMVTDTALFRYDHYHTPQDTPEKLDYARTARVVSGLTRVVADLAGS
- the fabL gene encoding enoyl-[acyl-carrier-protein] reductase FabL, which encodes MPSPLTGKVSLVTGASRGIGRAIAWKLASAGSDVAVNYYNSHDEAESLCEEIQGLGRRACALQGNVATPESVDEVIDAFRQEFDHLDILVSNAATGVLKPALEMTLKHWRWCMETNALALNLFAQRTVSLMPRGGRIIALSSLGANHAIPGYGFIGASKAALESLVRTLAQELGPLGIRVNAVSAGPVDTNALKFFPNREELLNSFLQRAPARRALTPDDVAGAVYLLCLPEAEMVTGHTLVVDGGFSISG
- a CDS encoding metallophosphoesterase, with protein sequence MIIVALPDIHDNLGRLGAVAEDLSAADVVLLVGDLTNFGRQTAAERIVRVVRKYNDRILAVPGNCDYPEVDAYLTREGINLHRKSTLIDGIAFLGVGGSLPCPGRTPNEYSDRDFEAFLAEAASDLRPDAPVILVSHQPPRNTVNDLAGIGRHVGSESVRAFIETVQPLLCFTGHIHEGRGMDSIGRTKVVNPGPLWTGNYAYARVSGDNTEVEIRP